In Oscillatoria acuminata PCC 6304, a single window of DNA contains:
- the cobG gene encoding precorrin-3B synthase has protein sequence MAWLIEPNVCPGLFYGTSAQDGYLIRIRTPGGFLNAQQGRVLATLAETWGSHLIQVTNRANLQIRAVQGAPTVEVLHTLQTIGLAAENPRLDHLRNVMTSPTAGIDAEELIDTRALVTALDAYIQHHPELVGLPAKFSLGIDGGGAVGIGTRSPVPWEHRYNEIQLSAVVGSSQAVSFQLYLGADKQLWDTQMLIPPDDCVAVVGALVNVYLDYVNQKAGMPKKPRMKHLLQDWGGVRYLQAVKEYLTHPLDRVRDEVPQRPTQPYAHLGVQGQRQGGFSYIGIHLRLGQLTPTQLQGLAELSQTFGSQGLRLTPWQTILLPDIRDQEVGEVLQHLAGLGLGGSDEGVEAAIVACAGKPGCASAVTATQRDAIALQDYLNQQLTLERPVNIHFTACPKSCAQPSPAEITLLGTTIEQSGHTLEGYYIYVGRVDSNSDSGVFAPESQPIPHQHYLGEVTTPELPSRIAQLLAFYQQHRTTPDESFPAFTHRFDINQLQLLI, from the coding sequence GTGGCTTGGTTAATTGAACCGAACGTTTGTCCTGGGCTATTCTACGGCACATCCGCCCAGGATGGCTACTTAATTCGGATTCGGACTCCGGGTGGGTTCCTGAATGCCCAGCAAGGACGGGTACTGGCGACCCTGGCGGAAACTTGGGGAAGCCACCTGATCCAGGTGACGAATCGCGCTAACTTGCAAATTCGCGCAGTTCAAGGGGCTCCTACGGTTGAAGTTCTGCACACTTTACAGACTATCGGGTTAGCCGCTGAAAATCCCCGCTTGGATCATCTGCGGAATGTCATGACGAGCCCGACTGCGGGAATTGATGCTGAGGAGTTGATAGATACCCGTGCGTTGGTAACAGCTTTGGATGCCTATATTCAACATCATCCGGAACTGGTGGGACTTCCGGCAAAGTTTAGTCTGGGCATCGATGGAGGGGGTGCGGTGGGAATTGGCACACGATCGCCCGTTCCTTGGGAACATCGGTATAACGAAATTCAGCTTTCAGCGGTGGTTGGGTCTAGCCAAGCGGTCTCTTTTCAACTCTACCTCGGGGCGGACAAACAATTATGGGATACTCAGATGTTGATTCCGCCGGATGACTGCGTGGCTGTAGTGGGGGCTTTGGTCAATGTCTATTTGGACTATGTAAATCAGAAGGCGGGAATGCCTAAAAAGCCCCGCATGAAACATCTGTTGCAAGACTGGGGTGGAGTGCGCTATCTCCAAGCGGTGAAGGAGTATCTGACTCATCCGTTGGATCGGGTTAGGGATGAGGTCCCCCAGCGGCCCACTCAGCCCTACGCCCATTTAGGGGTTCAGGGTCAAAGACAAGGGGGGTTCTCTTACATCGGGATTCATCTGAGATTAGGACAACTCACCCCAACTCAACTCCAAGGATTGGCAGAATTATCCCAAACCTTTGGCAGTCAGGGACTGCGGTTAACGCCCTGGCAAACGATTTTACTGCCGGATATTCGGGATCAAGAGGTTGGTGAGGTGTTGCAGCATCTGGCGGGGTTAGGATTGGGCGGGTCTGATGAGGGGGTGGAGGCGGCGATCGTTGCCTGTGCGGGAAAACCGGGCTGTGCCTCGGCGGTGACGGCGACTCAGAGGGATGCGATCGCCCTTCAGGATTATCTCAATCAGCAACTGACCCTAGAGCGCCCAGTTAATATTCACTTCACCGCCTGTCCCAAGTCTTGCGCCCAACCCAGTCCGGCAGAAATCACCCTGTTGGGGACAACAATTGAGCAGTCTGGTCACACCCTAGAGGGCTATTATATCTATGTGGGTCGGGTGGATAGCAATTCGGACTCGGGCGTTTTTGCCCCTGAGTCCCAACCTATTCCCCATCAACATTATCTAGGCGAGGTAACAACCCCTGAACTGCCATCACGAATTGCCCAATTACTGGCTTTTTATCAACAACATCGGACAACGCCGGATGAATCGTTTCCAGCCTTTACTCATCGATTTGATATCAACCAACTTCAACTGTTGATATGA